The Bradyrhizobium guangxiense genomic sequence CCGGCATTCCGGTCGGCTTGCCGACCGACATGCCGAAGGCCTGGTTCGTCGCGCTCGCCGCATTGTCGAAATCCGCGACGCCGCGACGCGTGCGGCTGAACGCAACCGCCGATCACGTCGTCGTGCCGCCGGGCCGCACCACGACCAAGACCAAGCCATGACGCGGATCACGATCGGCCCGTTCAACCGCGTCGAGGGCGATCTCGAAGTCCGCCTCGACATCGAGAGCGGGCGCGTCAGGCGCGCCGAGGTGACGGCGCCGCTCTACCGCGGGTTCGAGCAGATCTTGGAGGGGCGTCCCCCGCTTGACGCGCTGGCGCTGGCGCCCCGGATTTGCGGCATCTGCTCAGTCTCGCAATCGGTGGCCGCAGCCGCGGCGCTGCGCGATGCCATGGCGATCGAGGCGGCGCCGAATGGATTGCTCGCCACCAGCATCGCGCATGCCGCGGAGAACGCGGCTGACCATCTCACCCATTTCTACATCTTCTTCATGCCGGATTTTGCCCGCGAAGCCTATGCCGCGCACGACTGGCACGCCGCGACGCACGAGCGCTTTGCCGCGACCCGCGGTAGTGCGGCGCGCGACGCATTGCCGGCGCGGGCACGGCTGCTCGAGACCATGGGCATCATCGCCGGCAAATGGCCGCACAGCCTCGCGTTCCAGCCCGGCGGTACGACGCGTGCCATCGATCTCGGCGAGCGCGTCCGCCTGCTGTCGATCGCGACCGCGTTTCGCAGCTTCCTCGAGCGTATCGTCTTCGCGGATGCGCTGGAGAATGTGCTCGCGATCACCACCGCGGACGAGCTCGATCGCTGGCGTGACGGCCGCGGCGGCGACTTCGCCCATTTCCTGCGGCTCGCCGACAGTCTCGCGCTGAGCGGGCTTGGCAGGGGCACCGGCCTGATGATGAGCTACGGCGCCTATCATGGCACCGACGGCGAGCTGTTTCCGCGCGGCCTTTTCGGCCCGCGCGCTGCGATCGAGCCGCTGCCGTTGGCGCAGATCACGGAGGACGTCTCGCACGCCTGGATGCGCGACTCGTCCGCCGATCCCGCCCACAGCAGCACGATCCCGGATCCCGACAAGCCGGCCGCCTATAGCTGGTGCAAGGCGCCGCGGCTGTCCGGTCAGCCGATCGAGGTCGGCGCCATCGCGCGTCAGACCGTGGCGGGGCAGGCGTTGATTGCGGATCTCGTGTCGGCCAGCGGGACGAATGTGCGCAACCGGGTGATCGCGCGGCTGATCGAGACCGCGCGCATCGCGCTTGCCATGGAGCAGTGGACGCGCGCGCTCCGTCTGTCGGAGCCGTTCTGCACCAATTCGTGCGACATCCCTGACGGCAGCTATGTCGGACTGGTCGAGGCGGCGCGCGGCAGTCTCGGGCACTGGATGGCGGTACGGGGCGGCAGGATCGCGCGCTACCAGATCATCGCACCGACGACGTGGAATTTTTCACCCCGGGACTCTTTCGACGTCGGGGGGCCCCTGGAGCAGGCGCTGGTCGGCACCGATGTCGGCGATGCCGGCGCGCGCGCGGTTGCGATCCAGCACATCGTGCGCTCGTTCGATCCCTGCATGGTGTGCACTGCGCACTAAAGCATGATCCGGAAAAGTGCGAAGCGGTTTTCCGGAAAGATTATGCTCAAGCAGCCGGAAACTTCGTTGCCGACTGCAAATCGCGTTGTTTCCGCTTCTCCTGCTTTTGCTGTCCTCGCTGCCCTTCATGAGAGCAATTCAAAGACGTAACGTTTTGGAATCTCTCTACATTTGAATCGCTCCAGGTTGTTGGCCTGCTTCTTGCTGTCTTTGGCGTCATCGAAAAGTCAAAGCCGAAGACGGGAGGATTCATGGGCGCGGCGACGGAAACGTTTTACAGCGTGATCAGGCGGCAAGGCATCACGCGTCGGAGCTTTCACAAGTTCTGCAGCCTGACGGCGACGAGCCTCGGGCTCGGTCCGTTGGCGGAAAGCCGTATCGCCAATGCGCTCGAGACCAAGCCGCGCGTGCCGGTGATCTGGATGCACGGGCTCGAATGCACCTGCTGTTCGGAGAGCTTCATTCGGTCGGCGCATCCGCTCGTCAAGGACGCGGTGCTGTCGATGATCTCGCTCGACTACGACGATACCATCATGGCAGCTGCGGGCCACCAGGCGGAAGCCATTCTCGATGAGACCCGCGCCAAGCACAAAGGTCAGTACATTCTTGCGGTGGAAGGTAATCCGCCACTGAACGAGGGCGGCATGTTCTGCATCGACGGCGGCAAGCCCTTCGTCGAGA encodes the following:
- a CDS encoding nickel-dependent hydrogenase large subunit, whose protein sequence is MTRITIGPFNRVEGDLEVRLDIESGRVRRAEVTAPLYRGFEQILEGRPPLDALALAPRICGICSVSQSVAAAAALRDAMAIEAAPNGLLATSIAHAAENAADHLTHFYIFFMPDFAREAYAAHDWHAATHERFAATRGSAARDALPARARLLETMGIIAGKWPHSLAFQPGGTTRAIDLGERVRLLSIATAFRSFLERIVFADALENVLAITTADELDRWRDGRGGDFAHFLRLADSLALSGLGRGTGLMMSYGAYHGTDGELFPRGLFGPRAAIEPLPLAQITEDVSHAWMRDSSADPAHSSTIPDPDKPAAYSWCKAPRLSGQPIEVGAIARQTVAGQALIADLVSASGTNVRNRVIARLIETARIALAMEQWTRALRLSEPFCTNSCDIPDGSYVGLVEAARGSLGHWMAVRGGRIARYQIIAPTTWNFSPRDSFDVGGPLEQALVGTDVGDAGARAVAIQHIVRSFDPCMVCTAH